The Serratia nematodiphila DZ0503SBS1 sequence CGCACTTGGCGTCGTAAGCCTGACCGTTACCGCTGTGAACCGCCATAATGCAGTTCTGATAATCCATCACCCGCACCGTTTCCTGCGCGGCGAACTGCTGGTGCTGTTTCTCTTGTTTCAGCACGTTCAACACCGCCTTACAGGGCTGCAGACGCTCCGGCGAACCTTCGGCGGTGTTGATACAGGCGCTGTAAGCCTGCTTCAATTTGGCGTCTTCCGGCGGCGCGGCGGGTTGCGCGCAGGCGCTCAAGGCCGCGGCGGCCGCCAACATCAGCATGATTTTTTTCATCGTTGAATTCCCTTAACTGCCCCCGGCGACGAGGCCGGGGAACGCATCAGAAGATGGTGAATGGCGCGATGACCATGAACTTGACGTCTTTCTCGTCCTGGAAGATGTTGCCGTAACCGCCGCCCCAGCTCGGGATGTTGGTGTGGTTGTCATACTGGGTGTAGTGCAGCTTGATCAGCGTGCCCTTGGCGCGCCCTTCCTGGATGGTGTACATCGCGTCCAAGCTCCAGGCGCTCTCTTTCAGGCGCTGGCTCTGATCGTAGATCGGGTTGGTGCTCGGCTTGGCGTCCCAGGCGTAAACGTAGGAGCCGCCGACCGCCATGCCCGGCAGGTTCCAGTTGCTGAGGTCATACATCACGCCGGCGTACACCGCTTTCTCGCCGTTGGCGTTAAAGTCGGAGCGGTTATCCCACCACACATCCAGGCGGCCGTTAGACGAGGCGTAGGTCGGGGTCATGCGCTGCAGGAAGAAGCCCTGGTTGCCTTCCGCCTTGACCATTGTGCCTTCCAGACGCCAGTTGAACTGGCCGGTGGTGTAACCTAAGGTCAGCGCCTGCAGCCAGGCCAGCCCGTCGTAGATGCTGTTCGGATCGTTCTTGTCGCTGAGGCGATCTTCCGCACCGTAGAACTGGTAACTGGTGGTCAGCGGGTTGCCCAGCACATCGAATTTGTAAGACGCCTTGGTGAAGTACTGATTCACGTAACCCTGGGCCTGGCCGAAGGCGGCTTCCAGCACCAGATCGTTTTTGAAATCGTACTTGGCGCCCAGCGAGTGCAGGTAGGAGACGCGGGTTTTCTTATCGTTCTGGCGGAAGTCGTCCACCTCGATATGCCACGGCGCCTTGTATTTGTCGGCCCACATGTAGGAGAAGCTCAACGCGCCGGCATCGCCGTAGTCGAACTTGGCGCCGGCCTCGGCGCCCTGATAGGTGCCCGGCATAAAGCTCCAGTGCGGCGCCAGCAGGGTTTGGCCGCTCGGCTGAATATAGCCGGCGCGAGCCCAGACCGGGCCGTATTTGAACTTGGCGGCGGCTTTGTACAGGCTGACGCCGCCTTTGTCACCGGAATAGTCTTCGTCGTAGGTACGGTTTTTTGAGGAGAACGCGATCTCGTTCGGGTGGCCGCTGGCGCTGGATTCAGCCAGCTCGATGGCGGTAAAGGCACCGACATCCAAGCCGAACATGTCCCAGGCGTAGCCCGAGGCGAAATCCAGGCTCAGGTTGGCGGTAGAGTGCGACAGGTTGGTGGTGTATTGGTTGTAATCCTTGCTGTCCGGATTGAGATCTTTACGGTCGCGCTCACGTTGCCAGTAATAGATGCCGCCGGTCAGCGTGGAATCATCGATAAACCCTGCGGCTTTCGCCTCAGGCGCCATGGCAAACCCTGTTCCCAACAGCGCGCCCGCGACTGCGAGCGCCAGCGTTTTACGCTGAGCACCGTGCGTACCCATATTGAAATTCCTCTTTGACTTAACTTAAAAGTTGCAGCCGCCTGTGTTCACCACTGCCCTGCACGACTGCCAATAAAAAACCCGAACGGGTAAAAAAAATTGCCGACGAGATGTTATTCCCACAGCACTAATTGCTACAGACAGACTATTTTTCGCGACGCGAATTATCAAATGAAAAATGCGGGAGATTTGTCAAAATATGACAAGGAGCACATATCAGTGAGATTTTGTTACGCCAGTGTTCATGGAAGGTGTCGAATAAAAAATTCAATTAAATCAGAATAAATTGAGATACAAGGTCAACCAGAGACGATTAATGGTTTCAGCCTGACCAAATCCGTCATTCAGACAATAAAAATTGAGAGCGCTCTCCAAATGAAATTAATTCGCATCACGAATATATAAGTAAAAATTAAGGCTATTAAGTCCAATATCAGAAAACTTATTGATTAACGCACCGAGGTTAATTAAGCACAGCCCGGAATAACGCTGCAGGAATAGATGATTTGCTCAATGGCAGACATAAAAAAAGCGCGGCCTAAGCCGCGCTGATTCATTAATTTCCAAGGCGAATAAGATTAGCCTTCGATTTTCGCCCAGGTATCACGCAGGCCAACGGTGCGGTTAAACACCAGATGGTCGGCCGACGAGTAACGGTTGTCGGCACAGAAGTAGCCTTCACGCTCGAACTGGTAGGCCTTCTCCGGCTGGGCTGCCGCCAGACTCGGCTCAACGAAACCGTGCTTGATGACCAGCGATTCCGGGTTGATGGTAGAGAGGAAATCCTCCGCCGCGCCCGGGTTAGGCACGCTGAACAGGCGATCGTACAGGCGAATTTCCGCCGGCAGCGCGTGCGCCGCGGACACCCAGTGGATCACGCCCTTCACCTTGCGGCCGTCGGCAGGATCTTTGCTCAGCGTTTCCGCATCGTAGCTGCAGAAGATGGTGGTGATCTCGCCCGCTTCGTCCTTCTCGACGCGCTCGGCCTTGATCACGTACGCATTGCGCAGACGCACTTCCTTGCCCAGCACCAGACGCTTGTACTGCTTGTTGGCTTCTTCGCGGAAGTCGGCGCGATCGATATAGATCTCGCGGCTGAACGGCACATCGCGGCTGCCCATTTCCGGCTTGTTCGGGTGGTTAGGCATGGTGACCATTTCCACCGCATCGCCCATGTTCTCGATGACGATTTTCACCGGATCCAGCACCGCCATGGCGCGCGGGGCGTTCTCGTTCAGATCGTCGCGAATGCAGGATTCCAGCGCCACCATCTCGACGTTGTTGTCTTGCTTGGTCACGCCGATGCGCAGGCAGAACTCGCGAATCGAGGCGGCGGTATAACCGCGGCGGCGCAGACCGGAGACGGTCGGCATGCGCGGGTCATCCCAACCTTCGACGATCTTCTCGGCCACCAGTTGGTGCAGCTTGCGCTTCGACATGATGGCGTATTCGAGGTTCAGACGCGAAAACTCGTACTGCCGCGGGTGGCAAGGAATGGTGATGTTATCCAGCACCCAGTCATACAGACGGCGGTTATCCTGGAACTCCAGGGTGCACAGCGAATGGGTGATCCCTTCCAGCGCATCGGAAATGCAGTGGGTGAAATCGTACATCGGGTAGATGCACCATTTGTCGCCGGTCTGGTGGTGTTCGGCGAACTTGATGCGGTACAGCACCGGGTCGCGCATCACGATAAACGGCGAAGCCATATCGATCTTGGCGCGCAGGCAGGCGGCGCCTTCGGCGAACTCGCCGTTGCGCATCTTCTCGAACAGCGCCAGGTTCTCTTCCACGCTGCGGTCGCGGTACGGGCTGTCTTTGCCCGGCGAGGTCAGGGTGCCGCGATATTCACGGATCTGCTCCGGCGACAGCTCATCGACGTAGGCCAGCCCCTTGGTAATCAGCTCAACCGCATACTGATGCAGCTGATCGAAATAGT is a genomic window containing:
- the glnS gene encoding glutamine--tRNA ligase; protein product: MSEAEARPTNFIRQIVDEDLASGKHTSVHTRFPPEPNGYLHIGHAKSICLNFGIAKDYQGQCNLRFDDTNPVKEDIEFVESIKHDVEWLGFEWSGNVHYSSDYFDQLHQYAVELITKGLAYVDELSPEQIREYRGTLTSPGKDSPYRDRSVEENLALFEKMRNGEFAEGAACLRAKIDMASPFIVMRDPVLYRIKFAEHHQTGDKWCIYPMYDFTHCISDALEGITHSLCTLEFQDNRRLYDWVLDNITIPCHPRQYEFSRLNLEYAIMSKRKLHQLVAEKIVEGWDDPRMPTVSGLRRRGYTAASIREFCLRIGVTKQDNNVEMVALESCIRDDLNENAPRAMAVLDPVKIVIENMGDAVEMVTMPNHPNKPEMGSRDVPFSREIYIDRADFREEANKQYKRLVLGKEVRLRNAYVIKAERVEKDEAGEITTIFCSYDAETLSKDPADGRKVKGVIHWVSAAHALPAEIRLYDRLFSVPNPGAAEDFLSTINPESLVIKHGFVEPSLAAAQPEKAYQFEREGYFCADNRYSSADHLVFNRTVGLRDTWAKIEG
- the chiP gene encoding chitoporin ChiP: MGTHGAQRKTLALAVAGALLGTGFAMAPEAKAAGFIDDSTLTGGIYYWQRERDRKDLNPDSKDYNQYTTNLSHSTANLSLDFASGYAWDMFGLDVGAFTAIELAESSASGHPNEIAFSSKNRTYDEDYSGDKGGVSLYKAAAKFKYGPVWARAGYIQPSGQTLLAPHWSFMPGTYQGAEAGAKFDYGDAGALSFSYMWADKYKAPWHIEVDDFRQNDKKTRVSYLHSLGAKYDFKNDLVLEAAFGQAQGYVNQYFTKASYKFDVLGNPLTTSYQFYGAEDRLSDKNDPNSIYDGLAWLQALTLGYTTGQFNWRLEGTMVKAEGNQGFFLQRMTPTYASSNGRLDVWWDNRSDFNANGEKAVYAGVMYDLSNWNLPGMAVGGSYVYAWDAKPSTNPIYDQSQRLKESAWSLDAMYTIQEGRAKGTLIKLHYTQYDNHTNIPSWGGGYGNIFQDEKDVKFMVIAPFTIF
- the chiQ gene encoding ChiQ/YbfN family lipoprotein, with protein sequence MKKIMLMLAAAAALSACAQPAAPPEDAKLKQAYSACINTAEGSPERLQPCKAVLNVLKQEKQHQQFAAQETVRVMDYQNCIMAVHSGNGQAYDAKCGKLWQEIRDNNN